The Bos javanicus breed banteng chromosome 21, ARS-OSU_banteng_1.0, whole genome shotgun sequence genome includes a region encoding these proteins:
- the LOC133234056 gene encoding liprin-alpha-1-like → MHTLKKQDWERAQQASVLANVAQAFKSDEGMSDGEGDRVTLFSSPTQLLPSGQADAETLTVMLQKQLDTINEEIQWVIAKSAPQKLGFSEELSSPRDV, encoded by the coding sequence ATGCACACCCTGAAGAAGCAGGACTGGGAGCGTGCTCAGCAAGCCAGCGTGCTGGCCAACGTGGCTCAGGCATTCAAGAGTGACGAGGGCATGTCTGACGGTGAGGGCGACAGGGTCACCCTCTTCAGCTCGCCAACTCAGCTGTTGCCCAGCGGGCAGGCTGATGCCGAGACTCTGACTGTGATGCTGCAGAAGCAGCTGGACACCATCAACGAAGAGATCCAGTGGGTGATTGCAAAGTCAGCTCCCCAGAAACTCGGTTTCTCTGAGGAGCTGTCTTCTCCTAGGGACGTCTGA